The following proteins are encoded in a genomic region of Candidatus Diapherotrites archaeon:
- a CDS encoding RNA-binding protein: MKRIVLPGEVVSEQRKKPGSHVFVSNGKIVSDCLGICDEDAGLASVIPLQGCYLPKEHDIIIGIIAEEKFSGFTVDINAFSTSYVPKDFSLEGAKRGTVVSAKVMGINEVNEVEISDLRVLRGGDILTVSAVKVPRIIGKNGSMLAVLKNGTGCNLVVGRNGRIWVKGGNEMLLQKTIKKIEDEAHKSNLTNTIEQFLKEENGKAGNLHVHAPAETPSDEENFGTVE; the protein is encoded by the coding sequence ATGAAAAGGATTGTTTTGCCCGGAGAAGTCGTCTCCGAACAGAGGAAAAAGCCGGGAAGCCACGTTTTCGTTTCAAACGGAAAAATCGTGTCGGACTGCCTTGGCATATGCGACGAGGATGCAGGCCTGGCTTCGGTCATTCCCCTGCAGGGCTGCTACCTGCCGAAAGAACATGACATCATAATCGGGATCATTGCGGAGGAAAAGTTCTCCGGATTCACGGTCGACATAAACGCGTTTTCAACCTCCTATGTCCCGAAGGACTTCTCCTTGGAGGGCGCAAAGCGCGGCACGGTCGTTTCGGCGAAAGTGATGGGCATCAACGAAGTCAACGAAGTCGAAATCTCCGATCTCCGGGTTTTGAGGGGCGGCGACATTCTCACGGTTTCCGCGGTCAAGGTCCCGCGCATAATCGGGAAAAACGGTTCAATGCTGGCAGTGCTCAAAAACGGCACGGGCTGCAACCTGGTTGTGGGAAGGAACGGCCGCATCTGGGTGAAGGGCGGCAATGAAATGCTCCTGCAGAAGACCATAAAAAAAATAGAGGACGAGGCGCACAAAAGCAACCTCACGAACACGATTGAACAGTTTTTGAAGGAAGAAAACGGGAAGGCCGGCAACTTGCACGTGCATGCGCCCGCGGAAACGCCTTCTGATGAAGAAAATTTTGGAACGGTGGAATGA
- a CDS encoding ribosome assembly factor SBDS, giving the protein MVKLEEAVIARLETHGEKFEVLVDPDLAMDLKKGRQPNLNEMLALDKIFKDARKGEEASENKLKEVFGTTEIGPIVKKIILQGNVQLTTDQRKRMKEERHREIVQLIARNALNPQTNSPHPPQRIENALAEAKINVDPARTAEDQMQEILKEIRKLIPISFEKMQVAVKVPATFAGKVSAFLHNHDLKKEEWRNDGSLIALLEIPAGMKAELFSELNHLTHGEIETKILEKR; this is encoded by the coding sequence ATGGTGAAGCTTGAAGAAGCGGTCATAGCAAGGCTGGAAACGCACGGCGAAAAATTCGAGGTCCTTGTCGACCCGGACCTTGCAATGGACCTCAAAAAGGGAAGGCAGCCGAACCTCAACGAAATGCTCGCGCTGGACAAGATTTTCAAGGACGCGAGAAAAGGCGAAGAGGCTTCGGAGAACAAGCTCAAGGAAGTTTTCGGCACAACTGAAATTGGCCCGATAGTCAAAAAAATCATTTTACAGGGAAACGTTCAGCTTACAACGGACCAAAGGAAGCGGATGAAGGAGGAAAGGCACAGGGAAATAGTGCAGTTGATTGCAAGGAACGCATTGAACCCGCAGACAAACTCGCCGCACCCGCCCCAGCGCATTGAAAACGCGCTTGCCGAGGCAAAAATAAACGTTGACCCGGCAAGAACGGCTGAAGACCAGATGCAGGAAATACTCAAGGAAATAAGGAAGCTGATTCCGATTTCCTTCGAAAAAATGCAGGTCGCGGTGAAAGTTCCGGCAACCTTTGCGGGGAAAGTCTCGGCTTTCCTGCACAATCATGATCTCAAAAAAGAGGAATGGCGGAACGACGGCAGCCTGATAGCATTGCTGGAAATTCCCGCAGGCATGAAAGCTGAATTGTTCTCCGAACTCAACCATTTAACGCATGGCGAAATTGAAACAAAGATTCTGGAAAAAAGGTGA